From Chionomys nivalis chromosome 21, mChiNiv1.1, whole genome shotgun sequence, a single genomic window includes:
- the LOC130863454 gene encoding 60S ribosomal protein L7a — protein sequence MPKGKKAKGKKVAPAPAVVKKQEAKKVVNPLFEKRPKNFGIGQDIQPKRDLTRFVKWPRYIRLQRQRAILYKRLKVPPAINQFTQALDRQTATQLLKLAHKYRPETKQEKKQRLLARAEKKAAGKGDVPTKRPPVLRAGVNTVTTLVENKKAQLVVIAHDVDPIELVVFLPALCRKMGVPYCIIKGKARLGRLVHRKTCTTVAFTQVNSEDKGALAKLVEAIRTNYNDRYDEIRRHWGGNVLGPKSVARIAKLEKAKAKELATKLG from the coding sequence atgcccaagggaaagaaagccaaggggaagaaggtggCCCCGGCCCCCGCCGTCGTGAAGAAGCAGGAGGCGAAGAAGGTGGTGAATCCTTTGTTTGAGAAGAGGCCTAAGAACTTTGGCATTGGGCAGGAcatccagcccaagagagatctCACACGCTTCGTCAAATGGCCCCGCTACATCAGGCTGCAGCGGCAGAGGGCCATCCTCTATAAGCGCCTCAAAGTTCCTCCTGCCATTAACCAGTTCACCCAGGCCCTGGACCGGCAAACAGCTACCCAGTTGCTTAAACTTGCCCACAAGTACAGGCCAGAgaccaagcaggaaaagaagcagaggctgctggcccgtgctgagaagaaagctgccGGCAAAGGGGATGTCCCAACTAAGAGACCACCTGTCCTTCGAGCGGGCGTCAATACAGTCACCACTTTGGTagagaacaagaaggctcagctggtggTGATTGCCCACGACGTAGACCCCATtgagctggtggtcttcctgcctgccctgtgtcgcaagatgggggtcccctactgcatcatcaagggaaaggccaggctgggacggctggtccacaggaagacgtgcaccactgttgccttcacacaggttaactcggaagacaagggtgctctggccaagctggtggaagctattaggaccaattacaacgacagatatgatgagatccgccgccactggggaggcaacgtcctgggtcctaaatctgtggctcgaattgccaagctggaaaaggcaaaggccaaagaactcgccactaaactgggttaa